One window from the genome of bacterium encodes:
- a CDS encoding DedA family protein, translated as MENSLNFFISFVEAHRFIGYAILFAGMLLEGETILIGAGILVHLKALDPFDTFAIALSGVVMGDFLWYYFGVYLCSRYGNNKFIDYVKKKILRFFPNFEQKPLLPVFISKFIYGMNHSTLVLSGFVRIKFLLFIEASITASTIWTIVILTLGYFLSYTAINISHNIKIFGVTVALVIFGFIVLEHGIASFIRHKKRRKLTGHSS; from the coding sequence ATGGAGAACAGTTTAAATTTTTTCATCTCGTTTGTCGAAGCCCATCGATTCATCGGTTATGCGATTCTTTTTGCCGGCATGCTTCTTGAGGGAGAGACCATCCTTATCGGCGCCGGCATCCTTGTACACCTTAAGGCTCTTGATCCATTCGACACATTTGCAATCGCGCTTTCAGGTGTTGTTATGGGAGATTTTTTGTGGTACTACTTTGGTGTTTATTTATGCAGCCGTTACGGTAATAACAAGTTCATTGATTATGTAAAAAAGAAAATACTGCGTTTTTTTCCCAATTTTGAGCAGAAACCACTTTTACCAGTCTTCATTTCGAAGTTTATTTATGGAATGAACCACTCCACGCTTGTACTTTCCGGGTTCGTAAGAATAAAGTTCCTGCTTTTTATAGAAGCATCAATCACCGCTTCGACTATTTGGACAATAGTCATTTTAACACTTGGGTACTTCTTGAGTTATACCGCAATAAATATCAGTCACAATATTAAAATTTTCGGGGTTACTGTCGCCCTTGTTATCTTTGGTTTTATCGTCCTTGAGCACGGTATTGCTTCTTTTATTCGGCATAAGAAACGTCGTAAGTTGACAGGACATTCTTCGTAA
- a CDS encoding hydroxyacid dehydrogenase: MRITYVYNEEWEKDYVKSRIPEHSLSFLKAPLEDSQSRDEDTEVLSVFVNSHISATEMDRFPKLRFISARSTGFDHIDVAEAHRRGIVVSNVPSYGENTVAEFAFALLLALSRKIYDSYHRIAEKGSFSQDGLRGFDLKGKTFGVVGTGRIGRHAIKMAKGFDMNVVAYDPFPNNETAQALSFEYLSLEDLLSRSDIISLHAPYNEHTHHLINTGNIEKIKRGAYLINTARGGLIETVALVKALEEGIVAGAGLDVLEEEGYMGDEIHLLVSPHPKEEDLRILLSNHYFIDHPRVIITPHNAFNTQEAIERILNTTAENIKAFVNGAPINIIK, from the coding sequence ATGCGCATCACTTATGTATACAATGAAGAGTGGGAAAAAGATTATGTTAAGAGTAGAATTCCCGAACACTCGCTTTCTTTTTTGAAGGCTCCCTTGGAAGATTCTCAATCTCGCGATGAAGACACGGAAGTTTTATCTGTCTTTGTAAACTCGCACATTAGTGCCACTGAAATGGATAGGTTCCCAAAACTGCGATTCATCTCTGCTCGCTCAACCGGCTTTGACCATATTGATGTTGCGGAAGCACATCGCCGAGGAATCGTTGTTTCCAATGTCCCGTCGTATGGCGAGAATACGGTTGCGGAATTTGCCTTTGCGCTTCTTCTTGCGCTTTCGAGAAAAATTTATGATTCATATCATCGCATTGCGGAGAAAGGATCGTTCTCGCAGGACGGCTTGCGCGGATTCGACCTCAAGGGAAAAACATTTGGTGTCGTGGGAACCGGACGCATTGGCAGGCATGCCATAAAAATGGCAAAAGGATTTGATATGAATGTGGTTGCCTATGATCCATTTCCCAACAATGAAACTGCACAAGCACTTTCATTCGAGTACCTCTCGCTTGAGGATCTCCTTTCGCGTTCCGACATCATTTCCCTTCATGCTCCGTACAATGAACACACGCACCATCTTATTAATACGGGAAACATCGAAAAAATAAAACGCGGGGCGTATCTCATCAATACCGCCCGCGGGGGACTTATCGAGACTGTGGCACTCGTCAAAGCGCTTGAAGAGGGGATTGTGGCGGGTGCAGGACTCGATGTACTTGAAGAAGAAGGATATATGGGCGATGAAATTCATCTTCTGGTCAGTCCGCATCCCAAAGAAGAGGATCTTCGAATACTACTCTCAAATCACTACTTCATTGACCACCCTCGTGTTATCATTACCCCGCACAATGCGTTTAACACTCAAGAGGCGATCGAGCGAATTTTAAACACAACGGCAGAAAATATTAAAGCATTTGTAAACGGAGCACCAATAAATATTATAAAATAA
- a CDS encoding phage holin family protein → MHIILKLILNALAILLAAYFIPGITVDSFYTALIAALILGVLNIIVKPILIILTLPITILTLGLFMFAINGFLFWFLGTFVKGFHVDGFLTAILGALLVSFVSSIGGKIIDRD, encoded by the coding sequence ATGCATATTATTTTAAAACTAATCTTAAACGCTCTCGCGATTCTTCTTGCGGCGTATTTTATTCCCGGAATTACGGTGGATAGTTTTTACACTGCGCTTATCGCGGCACTCATTCTTGGGGTTTTAAATATTATTGTTAAGCCGATTCTTATCATTCTCACGCTTCCCATCACCATCCTCACTCTGGGGCTTTTCATGTTTGCTATTAACGGGTTTCTATTTTGGTTTCTTGGTACATTCGTAAAGGGGTTCCATGTGGATGGTTTTCTTACCGCAATACTTGGGGCGTTGCTCGTCTCGTTCGTAAGCTCGATTGGCGGAAAGATTATTGATAGAGACTAG
- a CDS encoding enolase C-terminal domain-like protein has protein sequence MQITNIQARSILDSRGNPTIEVELGNGMARVHASIPSGKSAGSKEAHEKRDSDGGVEGVVKNITEQIAQEITSRHFSSPNEIDTVLRDLDSTQNKENLGANAILAISIAATKLFALEAGLQPWKYIAQQNGFTPSFPRLYMNVLNGGAHADFCLPFQEYIIVAEGNPREAYDRATTVYWELGELIKKTIGAVSLGDEGGYCPTFNTIEKPFELLRSLVFPGDGLALAIDAAASEFYKDGAYTVLDESYSTDKLLEVYQNLVDRFGLMSIEDPFAEDDYDGFKKMTATLGGKILVVGDDLTVTNPEILKTMIDQKAGNALIVKPNQIGTLSEVYETARLAKEAGWKIVASHRSGETEDTFIADLAVGIGAFGIKAGAPSQKERVVKYNRLIEIEKEFGLI, from the coding sequence ATGCAGATTACCAATATACAAGCCCGTTCCATTTTGGACTCCCGTGGCAATCCCACAATCGAGGTGGAACTTGGAAACGGCATGGCACGTGTGCACGCTTCGATTCCTTCCGGCAAAAGCGCTGGATCAAAAGAAGCGCATGAAAAACGAGATAGCGATGGGGGTGTTGAAGGTGTTGTAAAAAATATTACGGAACAGATTGCGCAAGAAATTACCTCGCGACATTTTTCCTCGCCTAATGAAATTGACACAGTACTCCGTGATCTGGACAGTACTCAAAACAAAGAAAATCTGGGCGCAAATGCGATACTAGCCATAAGTATTGCCGCAACAAAGCTTTTTGCGCTTGAAGCAGGTCTGCAACCATGGAAGTATATTGCACAGCAAAATGGTTTTACGCCCTCGTTTCCTCGACTGTATATGAATGTACTCAATGGTGGTGCACACGCTGATTTTTGTCTTCCGTTTCAAGAGTATATTATTGTTGCTGAAGGTAATCCGCGCGAGGCGTATGATCGGGCAACCACAGTATATTGGGAGCTTGGCGAACTCATAAAAAAAACCATCGGTGCAGTTTCACTGGGTGATGAGGGAGGCTATTGTCCCACGTTCAACACAATTGAAAAACCATTCGAATTATTACGAAGCTTAGTGTTTCCAGGTGATGGATTGGCACTTGCCATTGATGCTGCAGCTTCAGAATTTTATAAGGACGGTGCGTATACAGTTCTTGATGAATCATATTCAACCGACAAACTCCTTGAGGTATACCAAAATCTTGTCGATCGTTTCGGATTAATGAGTATTGAAGATCCATTCGCCGAAGATGATTATGATGGATTCAAGAAAATGACGGCTACGTTGGGAGGGAAAATTCTTGTAGTGGGGGACGATCTCACGGTCACCAATCCGGAAATTTTAAAAACGATGATCGATCAAAAAGCGGGGAATGCGCTCATTGTAAAACCTAATCAAATCGGGACACTCTCCGAAGTGTATGAAACCGCGCGTCTTGCCAAGGAGGCGGGGTGGAAAATCGTTGCCTCGCATCGTTCCGGAGAAACCGAAGACACGTTTATCGCCGACCTTGCGGTGGGAATCGGCGCGTTTGGCATCAAGGCTGGGGCTCCATCGCAAAAGGAACGTGTGGTAAAATACAATCGACTGATCGAGATTGAAAAAGAATTTGGATTGATTTAA
- the gatB gene encoding Asp-tRNA(Asn)/Glu-tRNA(Gln) amidotransferase subunit GatB, with translation MGEYKATIGLEVHAELKTRTKMFCDSINDPEEKTPNVNICPVCMAHPGTLPVINKEAVKHVLKVGLSVGGTLADFTEFDRKNYFYPDIPKGYQISQYKYPLVSGGVLNGVKLTRIHLEEDTARSSHDKGEYSLVDFNRAGIPLMELVTEPVVKTAEEASAFARELQLLLRTLGASDANMEKGEMRVEANISVSTTEKFGTKVEVKNLNSFRTVERAIAYEVDRQSKALERGEKVIQETRGWDEGKQATFSQRLKEESHDYRYFPDPDLPKLKISELKELSEVNLRKGLPELPWEKRVRLIREFGIKPESAEMFIQDEQMGIFFETVARSLGSKASNWKPCFQDTGFSLAENYITSDLAGFMKESGSLGNVIAENFSGIIQMLIDNKISSRGAKEILLVMYQQGGSPEGIADTRGLLQKSDEGELTEIVKKILDDHKNIVMEYKQGKTASLQFLVGQIMKVTKGSANPQLVKSILLKILD, from the coding sequence ATGGGTGAATATAAGGCAACAATTGGATTGGAAGTGCACGCCGAACTAAAGACGCGAACAAAGATGTTCTGCGATTCTATCAATGACCCCGAAGAAAAAACTCCCAATGTGAACATTTGTCCCGTTTGCATGGCGCATCCGGGGACGCTTCCGGTCATTAATAAAGAGGCGGTGAAGCATGTGTTGAAAGTTGGGCTATCAGTGGGCGGCACGCTTGCGGATTTTACCGAGTTTGATCGCAAAAATTATTTTTATCCGGACATTCCCAAGGGATATCAGATCAGCCAATATAAATACCCACTTGTATCGGGGGGCGTTCTTAATGGCGTGAAACTCACCCGCATTCATCTTGAAGAAGACACCGCGCGCTCATCTCACGACAAAGGAGAGTATAGTTTAGTTGATTTCAATCGCGCGGGAATTCCCTTGATGGAGCTTGTAACCGAACCTGTAGTTAAGACTGCAGAAGAAGCAAGTGCGTTTGCGCGTGAGCTTCAACTCTTACTGCGCACGCTCGGCGCATCGGATGCAAACATGGAAAAAGGGGAAATGCGTGTGGAGGCAAATATATCAGTAAGTACCACAGAGAAGTTTGGTACAAAAGTCGAAGTAAAAAATCTTAATTCATTTCGAACCGTCGAACGCGCAATTGCGTATGAGGTTGATCGCCAATCAAAAGCACTCGAGCGGGGAGAAAAAGTAATTCAGGAAACGCGCGGGTGGGATGAAGGGAAGCAGGCAACCTTTTCACAGCGCCTTAAGGAAGAATCACACGATTATCGTTATTTTCCTGATCCAGATTTGCCGAAATTGAAAATAAGCGAACTAAAAGAATTAAGCGAGGTCAATTTACGAAAAGGATTACCGGAATTGCCGTGGGAGAAACGTGTGCGATTGATCCGCGAATTTGGTATCAAACCGGAAAGCGCGGAGATGTTCATACAAGATGAACAGATGGGAATATTTTTTGAAACGGTCGCACGAAGTCTTGGAAGCAAGGCTTCCAATTGGAAGCCTTGCTTCCAAGACACTGGATTTTCACTTGCGGAAAACTATATTACTTCGGACCTCGCGGGATTTATGAAAGAAAGTGGTAGCCTTGGTAATGTGATCGCAGAAAATTTCTCGGGAATTATACAGATGCTTATCGACAATAAAATTTCTTCACGCGGTGCGAAAGAAATTCTTTTGGTGATGTATCAACAAGGAGGTTCTCCCGAGGGGATTGCCGATACACGCGGACTTTTGCAGAAAAGCGATGAAGGGGAGCTTACTGAAATTGTTAAAAAAATTCTGGATGATCACAAGAATATCGTTATGGAATATAAACAAGGAAAAACCGCGTCACTCCAATTTCTTGTAGGGCAAATTATGAAAGTGACAAAAGGATCTGCGAACCCGCAACTTGTCAAAAGTATTCTTCTAAAAATACTTGATTAA